From Andrena cerasifolii isolate SP2316 chromosome 12, iyAndCera1_principal, whole genome shotgun sequence, a single genomic window includes:
- the Dgt1 gene encoding KAT8 regulatory NSL complex subunit dim gamma-tubulin 1 isoform X4: MFRIPKTTMPVTTTATKKPKQTQSCLYASYECTQPCLEGYNYCGKHILEDKNAPFKQCGFIYNTNGRKCQQAAPKLDRRDISYCAEHTRKAQIARIKSTSRHSLPQTPEMLLLNLSHYIKPADSSTEDTEDDEGKVKALDPFTEVDAYRVNASGCDILDYASSSDSDVEPTVVSDTLKGNFLDDSDNESLYSAQDDPLKHAGIFTAEEVIYIAREKLIRLQSLYIDQFRRLQYTLREKRRKYLHALKKEKETLCSIHDQPKDSVKEKKIYEKLKALNRYHRRSGVEAILYRKSLERRAQATDGTAQKIPSISKCIFTEGGVKCGERTLPAAKHCRKHILKDQHQVLFKACGAIRADIECHEPVPVIFDTNCVFHMNLPAECKLESMKFKEPKVEVQEVSVLDNQSMEIDVVGEIQEIDPDDDMAGLMREMSDAAHIKPAFNESLNSEASTDTAFSLSAQMSDKDDLVSV, from the exons ATGTTCCGTATCCCAAAAACAACAATGCCTGTGACTACAACGGCCACGAAAAAACCGAAGCAAACGCAATCTTGTTTATACGCGTCGTACGAATGCACGCAGCCTTGTCTCGAAGGATATAATTACTGCGGCAAACacattcttgaggataaaaatgcACCTTTCAAACAATGCGGGTTTATATATAACACTAATGGCAGGAAGTGCCAGCAAGCAGCACCAAAGTTAGACAGACGAGACATTTC GTACTGCGCCGAACACACCAGAAAAGCTCAAATAGCACGTATAAAGTCGACGTCTCGTCATTCGTTACCGCAAACACCTGAAATGCTCCTACTTAATTTAAGCCACTATATTAAGCCAGCCGACTCGAGTACAGAGGACACCGAGGATGACGAGGGGAAAGTCAAAGCACTAGATCCCTTCA CGGAAGTCGACGCGTACAGAGTAAACGCAAGCGGATGCGATATTTTAGATTACGCGAGTTCCTCCGACAGCGATGTCGAGCCAACAGTAGTGAGCGACACTTTAAAAGGGAACTTCCTCGACGACAGTGACAATGAAAGTTTATACAGCGCGCAAGACGATCCCTTGAA gcaCGCTGGGATCTTTACCGCCGAGGAAGTGATATACATCGCGCGAGAGAAATTGATTAGGCTACAGTCGCTTTACATCGATCAGTTCAGAAGACTGCAATATACGCTTAGAGAGAAAAGGCGGAAGTATTTACACGCGCTTAAGAAGGAGAAAGAGACGTTATGTAGCATACACGATCAACCAAAGGACTCTGTGAAAGAGAAGAAGATTTACGAGAAACTGAAAGCTTTAAATCGGTATCACAGGCGAAGCGGAGTTGAAGCTATACTGTACAGAAAGTCGTTGGAGCGCAGAGCACAG GCGACTGACGGGACTGCACAAAAAATACCGAGTATATCGAAATGTATCTTTACGGAAGGTGGAGTGAAATGTGGAGAAAGAACTCTTCCCGCGGCGAAACACTGTCGTAAACATATTCTTAAA GATCAACATCAAGTTTTATTTAAAGCGTGCGGGGCAATCCGAGCAGATATAGAATGCCACGAACCAGTACCTGTGATTTTCGATACGAATTGTGTCTTTCACATGAATCTACCAGCTGAATGTAAATTAGAATCTATGAAG TTTAAAGAACCGAAAGTCGAAGTGCAGGAGGTGTCAGTATTAGATAATCAGTCTATGGAGATTGACGTAGTGGGTGAAATTCAAGAGATCGATCCAGACGACGATATGGCTGGATTAATGAGAGAAATGAGCGACGCTGCGCACATAAAGCCAGCGTTTAATGAAAGCCTGAACAGCGAAGCGAGTACGGACACAGCATTTAGTTTATCAGCGCAGATGAGTGACAAAGATGACCTCGTTTCTGTATGA
- the Dgt1 gene encoding KAT8 regulatory NSL complex subunit dim gamma-tubulin 1 isoform X2, which yields MFRIPKTTMPVTTTATKKPKQTQSCLYASYECTQPCLEGYNYCGKHILEDKNAPFKQCGFIYNTNGRKCQQAAPKLDRRDISYCAEHTRKAQIARIKSTSRHSLPQTPEMLLLNLSHYIKPADSSTEDTEDDEGKVKALDPFTEVDAYRVNASGCDILDYASSSDSDVEPTVVSDTLKGNFLDDSDNESLYSAQDDPLKHAGIFTAEEVIYIAREKLIRLQSLYIDQFRRLQYTLREKRRKYLHALKKEKETLCSIHDQPKDSVKEKKIYEKLKALNRYHRRSGVEAILYRKSLERRAQIMWLLQATDGTAQKIPSISKCIFTEGGVKCGERTLPAAKHCRKHILKDQHQVLFKACGAIRADIECHEPVPVIFDTNCVFHMNLPAECKLESMKFKEPKVEVQEVSVLDNQSMEIDVVGEIQEIDPDDDMAGLMREMSDAAHIKPAFNESLNSEASTDTAFSLSAQMSDKDDLVSV from the exons ATGTTCCGTATCCCAAAAACAACAATGCCTGTGACTACAACGGCCACGAAAAAACCGAAGCAAACGCAATCTTGTTTATACGCGTCGTACGAATGCACGCAGCCTTGTCTCGAAGGATATAATTACTGCGGCAAACacattcttgaggataaaaatgcACCTTTCAAACAATGCGGGTTTATATATAACACTAATGGCAGGAAGTGCCAGCAAGCAGCACCAAAGTTAGACAGACGAGACATTTC GTACTGCGCCGAACACACCAGAAAAGCTCAAATAGCACGTATAAAGTCGACGTCTCGTCATTCGTTACCGCAAACACCTGAAATGCTCCTACTTAATTTAAGCCACTATATTAAGCCAGCCGACTCGAGTACAGAGGACACCGAGGATGACGAGGGGAAAGTCAAAGCACTAGATCCCTTCA CGGAAGTCGACGCGTACAGAGTAAACGCAAGCGGATGCGATATTTTAGATTACGCGAGTTCCTCCGACAGCGATGTCGAGCCAACAGTAGTGAGCGACACTTTAAAAGGGAACTTCCTCGACGACAGTGACAATGAAAGTTTATACAGCGCGCAAGACGATCCCTTGAA gcaCGCTGGGATCTTTACCGCCGAGGAAGTGATATACATCGCGCGAGAGAAATTGATTAGGCTACAGTCGCTTTACATCGATCAGTTCAGAAGACTGCAATATACGCTTAGAGAGAAAAGGCGGAAGTATTTACACGCGCTTAAGAAGGAGAAAGAGACGTTATGTAGCATACACGATCAACCAAAGGACTCTGTGAAAGAGAAGAAGATTTACGAGAAACTGAAAGCTTTAAATCGGTATCACAGGCGAAGCGGAGTTGAAGCTATACTGTACAGAAAGTCGTTGGAGCGCAGAGCACAG ATTATGTGGCTGCTACAGGCGACTGACGGGACTGCACAAAAAATACCGAGTATATCGAAATGTATCTTTACGGAAGGTGGAGTGAAATGTGGAGAAAGAACTCTTCCCGCGGCGAAACACTGTCGTAAACATATTCTTAAA GATCAACATCAAGTTTTATTTAAAGCGTGCGGGGCAATCCGAGCAGATATAGAATGCCACGAACCAGTACCTGTGATTTTCGATACGAATTGTGTCTTTCACATGAATCTACCAGCTGAATGTAAATTAGAATCTATGAAG TTTAAAGAACCGAAAGTCGAAGTGCAGGAGGTGTCAGTATTAGATAATCAGTCTATGGAGATTGACGTAGTGGGTGAAATTCAAGAGATCGATCCAGACGACGATATGGCTGGATTAATGAGAGAAATGAGCGACGCTGCGCACATAAAGCCAGCGTTTAATGAAAGCCTGAACAGCGAAGCGAGTACGGACACAGCATTTAGTTTATCAGCGCAGATGAGTGACAAAGATGACCTCGTTTCTGTATGA
- the Dgt1 gene encoding KAT8 regulatory NSL complex subunit dim gamma-tubulin 1 isoform X1 has protein sequence MFRIPKTTMPVTTTATKKPKQTQSCLYASYECTQPCLEGYNYCGKHILEDKNAPFKQCGFIYNTNGRKCQQAAPKLDRRDISYCAEHTRKAQIARIKSTSRHSLPQTPEMLLLNLSHYIKPADSSTEDTEDDEGKVKALDPFTEVDAYRVNASGCDILDYASSSDSDVEPTVVSDTLKGNFLDDSDNESLYSAQDDPLNINFLRHAGIFTAEEVIYIAREKLIRLQSLYIDQFRRLQYTLREKRRKYLHALKKEKETLCSIHDQPKDSVKEKKIYEKLKALNRYHRRSGVEAILYRKSLERRAQIMWLLQATDGTAQKIPSISKCIFTEGGVKCGERTLPAAKHCRKHILKDQHQVLFKACGAIRADIECHEPVPVIFDTNCVFHMNLPAECKLESMKFKEPKVEVQEVSVLDNQSMEIDVVGEIQEIDPDDDMAGLMREMSDAAHIKPAFNESLNSEASTDTAFSLSAQMSDKDDLVSV, from the exons ATGTTCCGTATCCCAAAAACAACAATGCCTGTGACTACAACGGCCACGAAAAAACCGAAGCAAACGCAATCTTGTTTATACGCGTCGTACGAATGCACGCAGCCTTGTCTCGAAGGATATAATTACTGCGGCAAACacattcttgaggataaaaatgcACCTTTCAAACAATGCGGGTTTATATATAACACTAATGGCAGGAAGTGCCAGCAAGCAGCACCAAAGTTAGACAGACGAGACATTTC GTACTGCGCCGAACACACCAGAAAAGCTCAAATAGCACGTATAAAGTCGACGTCTCGTCATTCGTTACCGCAAACACCTGAAATGCTCCTACTTAATTTAAGCCACTATATTAAGCCAGCCGACTCGAGTACAGAGGACACCGAGGATGACGAGGGGAAAGTCAAAGCACTAGATCCCTTCA CGGAAGTCGACGCGTACAGAGTAAACGCAAGCGGATGCGATATTTTAGATTACGCGAGTTCCTCCGACAGCGATGTCGAGCCAACAGTAGTGAGCGACACTTTAAAAGGGAACTTCCTCGACGACAGTGACAATGAAAGTTTATACAGCGCGCAAGACGATCCCTTGAA tattaattttttaaggcaCGCTGGGATCTTTACCGCCGAGGAAGTGATATACATCGCGCGAGAGAAATTGATTAGGCTACAGTCGCTTTACATCGATCAGTTCAGAAGACTGCAATATACGCTTAGAGAGAAAAGGCGGAAGTATTTACACGCGCTTAAGAAGGAGAAAGAGACGTTATGTAGCATACACGATCAACCAAAGGACTCTGTGAAAGAGAAGAAGATTTACGAGAAACTGAAAGCTTTAAATCGGTATCACAGGCGAAGCGGAGTTGAAGCTATACTGTACAGAAAGTCGTTGGAGCGCAGAGCACAG ATTATGTGGCTGCTACAGGCGACTGACGGGACTGCACAAAAAATACCGAGTATATCGAAATGTATCTTTACGGAAGGTGGAGTGAAATGTGGAGAAAGAACTCTTCCCGCGGCGAAACACTGTCGTAAACATATTCTTAAA GATCAACATCAAGTTTTATTTAAAGCGTGCGGGGCAATCCGAGCAGATATAGAATGCCACGAACCAGTACCTGTGATTTTCGATACGAATTGTGTCTTTCACATGAATCTACCAGCTGAATGTAAATTAGAATCTATGAAG TTTAAAGAACCGAAAGTCGAAGTGCAGGAGGTGTCAGTATTAGATAATCAGTCTATGGAGATTGACGTAGTGGGTGAAATTCAAGAGATCGATCCAGACGACGATATGGCTGGATTAATGAGAGAAATGAGCGACGCTGCGCACATAAAGCCAGCGTTTAATGAAAGCCTGAACAGCGAAGCGAGTACGGACACAGCATTTAGTTTATCAGCGCAGATGAGTGACAAAGATGACCTCGTTTCTGTATGA
- the Dgt1 gene encoding KAT8 regulatory NSL complex subunit dim gamma-tubulin 1 isoform X3 → MFRIPKTTMPVTTTATKKPKQTQSCLYASYECTQPCLEGYNYCGKHILEDKNAPFKQCGFIYNTNGRKCQQAAPKLDRRDISYCAEHTRKAQIARIKSTSRHSLPQTPEMLLLNLSHYIKPADSSTEDTEDDEGKVKALDPFTEVDAYRVNASGCDILDYASSSDSDVEPTVVSDTLKGNFLDDSDNESLYSAQDDPLNINFLRHAGIFTAEEVIYIAREKLIRLQSLYIDQFRRLQYTLREKRRKYLHALKKEKETLCSIHDQPKDSVKEKKIYEKLKALNRYHRRSGVEAILYRKSLERRAQATDGTAQKIPSISKCIFTEGGVKCGERTLPAAKHCRKHILKDQHQVLFKACGAIRADIECHEPVPVIFDTNCVFHMNLPAECKLESMKFKEPKVEVQEVSVLDNQSMEIDVVGEIQEIDPDDDMAGLMREMSDAAHIKPAFNESLNSEASTDTAFSLSAQMSDKDDLVSV, encoded by the exons ATGTTCCGTATCCCAAAAACAACAATGCCTGTGACTACAACGGCCACGAAAAAACCGAAGCAAACGCAATCTTGTTTATACGCGTCGTACGAATGCACGCAGCCTTGTCTCGAAGGATATAATTACTGCGGCAAACacattcttgaggataaaaatgcACCTTTCAAACAATGCGGGTTTATATATAACACTAATGGCAGGAAGTGCCAGCAAGCAGCACCAAAGTTAGACAGACGAGACATTTC GTACTGCGCCGAACACACCAGAAAAGCTCAAATAGCACGTATAAAGTCGACGTCTCGTCATTCGTTACCGCAAACACCTGAAATGCTCCTACTTAATTTAAGCCACTATATTAAGCCAGCCGACTCGAGTACAGAGGACACCGAGGATGACGAGGGGAAAGTCAAAGCACTAGATCCCTTCA CGGAAGTCGACGCGTACAGAGTAAACGCAAGCGGATGCGATATTTTAGATTACGCGAGTTCCTCCGACAGCGATGTCGAGCCAACAGTAGTGAGCGACACTTTAAAAGGGAACTTCCTCGACGACAGTGACAATGAAAGTTTATACAGCGCGCAAGACGATCCCTTGAA tattaattttttaaggcaCGCTGGGATCTTTACCGCCGAGGAAGTGATATACATCGCGCGAGAGAAATTGATTAGGCTACAGTCGCTTTACATCGATCAGTTCAGAAGACTGCAATATACGCTTAGAGAGAAAAGGCGGAAGTATTTACACGCGCTTAAGAAGGAGAAAGAGACGTTATGTAGCATACACGATCAACCAAAGGACTCTGTGAAAGAGAAGAAGATTTACGAGAAACTGAAAGCTTTAAATCGGTATCACAGGCGAAGCGGAGTTGAAGCTATACTGTACAGAAAGTCGTTGGAGCGCAGAGCACAG GCGACTGACGGGACTGCACAAAAAATACCGAGTATATCGAAATGTATCTTTACGGAAGGTGGAGTGAAATGTGGAGAAAGAACTCTTCCCGCGGCGAAACACTGTCGTAAACATATTCTTAAA GATCAACATCAAGTTTTATTTAAAGCGTGCGGGGCAATCCGAGCAGATATAGAATGCCACGAACCAGTACCTGTGATTTTCGATACGAATTGTGTCTTTCACATGAATCTACCAGCTGAATGTAAATTAGAATCTATGAAG TTTAAAGAACCGAAAGTCGAAGTGCAGGAGGTGTCAGTATTAGATAATCAGTCTATGGAGATTGACGTAGTGGGTGAAATTCAAGAGATCGATCCAGACGACGATATGGCTGGATTAATGAGAGAAATGAGCGACGCTGCGCACATAAAGCCAGCGTTTAATGAAAGCCTGAACAGCGAAGCGAGTACGGACACAGCATTTAGTTTATCAGCGCAGATGAGTGACAAAGATGACCTCGTTTCTGTATGA